The Vibrio tarriae genome includes a window with the following:
- a CDS encoding energy-coupling factor ABC transporter permease, which produces MELAQIASTIILFIVLFWVKKDTQHALWPKFRDDKSFQHLTYFVMLGLFLLWSAQASVKEGLTIHFLALTTLTMMYGWRSAFIITIPVTAALALFGKISLAALPEYLLLSSLLPILISYSVFALSYHYLPRNIFVFIFVAGFFNAGVTGSLHLLLNSLYIWQLGAYDWTTITDNYLIFVPLLAFPEGLLNGMALAILAVFRPEWLRVFSDRDYLYNHYH; this is translated from the coding sequence TTGGAACTCGCACAAATCGCTTCGACCATCATTCTCTTCATCGTGTTGTTTTGGGTAAAAAAAGATACCCAACACGCGCTATGGCCGAAGTTTCGAGATGACAAATCCTTCCAACATCTCACCTACTTTGTGATGCTGGGGCTATTTCTACTCTGGTCAGCACAAGCCAGTGTTAAAGAAGGGCTCACCATTCATTTTCTCGCCTTAACCACATTGACCATGATGTACGGTTGGCGCAGTGCATTTATTATCACTATCCCTGTCACCGCTGCCCTAGCATTGTTTGGCAAAATAAGCCTTGCCGCTTTGCCAGAGTATCTGCTGCTTTCTAGCTTGCTGCCTATATTGATCAGTTACTCGGTATTTGCCTTAAGCTATCACTACCTACCGAGAAACATCTTCGTGTTTATTTTTGTGGCTGGCTTTTTTAATGCCGGCGTTACCGGCAGTTTGCATCTGTTGCTTAACTCCCTTTATATCTGGCAGTTAGGTGCTTATGACTGGACCACAATCACCGACAACTATTTGATTTTTGTTCCGCTACTCGCCTTCCCCGAAGGCCTGTTGAATGGCATGGCGCTCGCCATTTTGGCCGTATTCCGCCCTGAGTGGCTGCGCGTTTTTTCCGATCGCGATTATTTGTACAACCACTATCATTAA
- the pflA gene encoding pyruvate formate lyase 1-activating protein, producing MSTIGRIHSFESCGTVDGPGIRFIVFLQGCLFRCKYCHNRDTWDTHTGREVTVEEIIKEAKSYRHFMNASGGGITCSGGEAMLQPEFVRDFFRAAKAEGIHTCLDTNGYIRKFTPVIDEVLEVTDLVMLDIKQMDDEIHQDLIGVSNKRTLDFARYLHQIGQKTWLRYVVVPGYTDDEASAHQLGAFIKDMENIEKIELLPYHKLGAHKWEAMGEEYPLEGVNPPSKETMDKIVAILEQYHSNVKY from the coding sequence ATGTCTACCATTGGTCGAATTCACTCTTTCGAATCTTGTGGCACTGTTGATGGCCCAGGAATCCGCTTTATTGTCTTCCTGCAAGGGTGCCTGTTTCGCTGTAAATATTGTCATAACCGCGACACTTGGGATACTCACACAGGCCGTGAAGTGACGGTTGAGGAAATCATCAAAGAAGCGAAATCTTATCGCCATTTTATGAACGCTTCTGGTGGTGGTATCACCTGCTCTGGTGGTGAAGCCATGCTGCAACCCGAATTTGTGCGTGATTTTTTCCGCGCAGCGAAAGCCGAAGGCATCCACACATGTTTAGATACCAATGGCTACATTCGTAAGTTCACACCTGTGATTGATGAAGTGCTGGAAGTGACAGATCTAGTCATGCTCGATATCAAACAGATGGATGACGAGATTCACCAAGATCTGATCGGTGTGTCCAACAAGCGCACTCTCGACTTTGCTCGCTACCTACATCAAATTGGCCAAAAGACTTGGCTACGTTATGTGGTGGTTCCAGGTTACACCGATGATGAAGCCTCAGCTCATCAGTTAGGTGCGTTCATCAAAGACATGGAAAACATCGAGAAGATCGAACTGCTGCCTTATCACAAACTTGGTGCTCATAAATGGGAAGCCATGGGTGAAGAGTACCCATTGGAAGGTGTGAATCCCCCAAGCAAAGAAACCATGGATAAAATCGTAGCAATCCTTGAGCAGTATCACTCAAACGTAAAATATTGA
- a CDS encoding YeaH/YhbH family protein, whose translation MAQFIDRRLNGKNKSTVNRQRFLRRYKEQIKESVADAVNRRSITNTESGEDVSIPTRDIKEPMFHQGKGGVRERVHPGNDQFIRGDKIDRPKGGQGSGGSGEGEASADGEGSDDFVFQISKDEYLDILFEDLALPNLKKNQVNKITEWKTHRAGFQTSGVPSNISVVRSLQQSLARRTAMTAGKRRLMSELEEELERIQRSEPPQIMEEMRIKQEIEELRNKIDSVPFIDTFDLRFKNYEKRPIPSSQAVMFCLMDVSGSMDQATKDIAKRFYVLLYLFLTRTYENVEVVFIRHHTQAKEVNEHDFFYSQETGGTIVSSALKLMHEIIEARYPLGEWNIYGAQASDGDNWADDSPRCKELLSNKLLPYCQYYAYIEITRRSHQTLWHEYEKLQASFDNFAMKNIRSVEDIFPVFRELFQKENA comes from the coding sequence ATGGCGCAATTTATCGACAGAAGGCTAAACGGCAAAAATAAAAGCACCGTCAACCGACAACGCTTTTTACGCCGTTACAAAGAGCAGATTAAAGAGTCGGTTGCGGATGCCGTTAACCGCCGCTCAATCACTAATACCGAGTCTGGAGAAGATGTTTCCATTCCAACTCGTGACATTAAAGAGCCGATGTTTCATCAAGGCAAAGGCGGCGTGCGTGAACGTGTGCATCCGGGCAATGACCAGTTTATTCGTGGCGATAAAATCGATCGACCTAAAGGTGGCCAAGGCAGCGGCGGCTCAGGTGAAGGCGAGGCCAGCGCAGATGGCGAAGGCAGCGATGATTTCGTATTCCAAATTTCCAAAGATGAATACCTCGATATTCTGTTTGAAGATTTGGCGCTGCCCAATCTCAAGAAAAACCAAGTTAACAAAATCACCGAATGGAAAACCCATCGTGCGGGTTTTCAAACCTCGGGGGTTCCCTCCAATATTTCTGTGGTGCGTTCACTGCAACAATCTTTAGCGCGCCGTACGGCGATGACCGCTGGTAAACGCCGTTTGATGAGTGAGTTGGAAGAGGAACTCGAACGTATTCAGCGCAGCGAACCACCACAAATCATGGAAGAGATGCGCATCAAGCAAGAGATTGAAGAGCTACGCAATAAAATCGATAGCGTGCCCTTTATCGACACCTTTGATTTGCGCTTCAAAAACTACGAAAAGCGCCCGATTCCCTCCAGTCAGGCGGTGATGTTCTGTCTGATGGACGTATCAGGCTCGATGGATCAAGCGACCAAGGATATTGCAAAACGCTTTTATGTACTGCTGTACCTGTTCTTAACTCGCACTTATGAAAACGTGGAAGTGGTATTTATTCGCCACCATACCCAAGCTAAAGAAGTGAATGAGCACGACTTCTTCTACTCGCAAGAAACCGGCGGCACCATAGTGTCCAGTGCACTCAAGCTGATGCATGAAATCATTGAAGCTCGCTACCCACTGGGTGAGTGGAACATCTATGGTGCACAAGCCTCTGATGGGGATAACTGGGCAGACGATTCACCGCGCTGCAAAGAGTTACTCTCTAACAAGCTGCTGCCCTATTGCCAATACTATGCCTATATCGAAATCACGCGTCGCTCACACCAAACGTTGTGGCACGAATATGAAAAATTACAGGCCTCCTTCGATAACTTCGCGATGAAGAACATCCGCAGTGTTGAAGATATTTTCCCTGTGTTTAGGGAGCTGTTCCAAAAGGAAAATGCGTAG
- a CDS encoding PrkA family serine protein kinase produces MSIFEHFQARYEAAKDEELSIQDFLALCKENKSAYANAAERLLLAIGEPEMIDTSKHSRLSRIFSNRVIARYKTFEDFYGMEEAIEQIVAYLKHAAQGLEERKQILYLLGPVGGGKSSLAEKLKALMQQMPIYVLSANGQRSPVNDHPFCLFDVNEDGELLKQEYGIDRRYLRSIMSPWAAKRLHEFGGDITKFKVVKVRPSILDQIAVAKTEPGDENNQDISSLVGKVDIRKLEHFSQDDPDAYSYSGALCRANQGLMEFVEMFKAPIKVLHPLLTATQEGNYNGTEGLSALPFDGMILAHSNESEWQTFRNNKNNEAFLDRVYIVKVPYCLRVSEEVKIYQKLLDHSELSKAPCAPSTLDLLAQFSVLSRLKVPENSSLFSKMRVYDGETLKDTDPKAKSYQEYRDYAGVDEGMSGLSTRFAFKILSRVFNFDHSEVAANPVHLFYVIEQQVEREQFPQETADRYNEFLKGYLIPRYVEFIGKEIQTAYLESYSEYGQNIFDRYVTYADFWIQDQEYRDPETGQLFDRSALNSELEKIEKTAGISNPKDFRNEIVNFVLRARANNNGQNPVWTSYEKLRTVIEKKMFSNTEDLLPVISFNAKTSSDDQKKHDDFVARMMEKGYTEKQVRLLSEWYLRVRKSS; encoded by the coding sequence ATGAGTATTTTTGAACACTTTCAGGCACGCTATGAAGCCGCCAAGGATGAAGAGCTGTCCATTCAGGACTTTCTGGCTCTGTGTAAAGAAAACAAAAGTGCTTATGCCAATGCCGCGGAGCGCTTGTTGCTGGCTATCGGCGAACCCGAGATGATTGATACATCCAAACATTCGCGCCTTAGCCGTATTTTTTCCAACCGAGTGATTGCTCGTTATAAAACTTTCGAAGATTTTTATGGCATGGAAGAAGCCATAGAACAGATCGTCGCTTACCTCAAGCATGCTGCGCAAGGCTTGGAAGAGCGCAAACAGATTCTCTATTTACTCGGCCCTGTGGGCGGCGGTAAATCATCACTGGCCGAAAAGCTCAAAGCCTTAATGCAACAAATGCCGATTTATGTGTTGTCGGCCAACGGTCAACGCAGTCCTGTTAACGACCACCCCTTCTGTCTATTTGATGTGAATGAGGATGGTGAACTGCTCAAACAAGAATATGGCATTGATCGTCGTTACTTGCGTTCCATCATGTCACCTTGGGCAGCCAAGCGCCTGCATGAATTTGGTGGTGACATCACTAAATTCAAAGTAGTGAAAGTACGTCCATCCATTTTGGATCAAATCGCGGTCGCTAAAACCGAGCCGGGTGATGAAAACAACCAAGATATTTCGTCTCTGGTCGGTAAAGTCGATATTCGTAAACTCGAACACTTTTCACAAGATGACCCAGATGCCTACAGCTACTCCGGTGCGCTATGCCGCGCCAACCAAGGTTTGATGGAATTCGTGGAAATGTTCAAAGCACCGATTAAAGTGCTACACCCACTGTTAACGGCCACCCAAGAGGGTAACTATAACGGCACCGAAGGACTTTCTGCTTTACCGTTTGATGGGATGATCCTCGCCCACTCCAACGAATCCGAGTGGCAGACTTTCCGTAACAACAAAAACAACGAAGCGTTCCTAGACCGAGTTTACATTGTCAAAGTGCCTTACTGTCTGCGCGTTTCAGAAGAAGTCAAAATCTACCAAAAACTGTTGGATCACAGTGAGCTTTCCAAGGCGCCTTGTGCCCCAAGCACACTCGATCTGCTGGCGCAATTTAGCGTATTGTCACGCCTGAAAGTGCCAGAGAACTCTTCCCTGTTCTCAAAAATGCGCGTCTATGATGGTGAAACGCTCAAAGATACCGATCCAAAAGCTAAAAGTTATCAAGAGTACCGTGATTACGCAGGCGTTGACGAAGGCATGTCCGGGCTTTCAACCCGTTTCGCGTTCAAAATCCTGTCTCGCGTGTTCAACTTCGATCACTCCGAAGTCGCCGCGAACCCAGTGCATCTGTTCTACGTTATCGAACAGCAAGTCGAGCGTGAGCAGTTCCCACAAGAAACGGCGGATCGCTACAATGAGTTCCTCAAAGGCTATTTAATCCCGCGCTATGTCGAATTCATTGGCAAAGAGATCCAAACCGCTTACTTAGAGTCTTACTCTGAGTACGGTCAGAATATTTTTGACCGCTACGTCACCTACGCCGACTTCTGGATTCAAGATCAAGAGTATCGCGACCCAGAAACTGGCCAACTGTTTGACCGCTCTGCACTCAACAGTGAACTGGAGAAAATTGAGAAAACCGCGGGGATCAGCAATCCAAAAGACTTCCGTAATGAAATCGTTAACTTCGTACTGCGTGCCCGTGCCAACAACAATGGCCAAAACCCAGTGTGGACCAGCTACGAGAAATTGCGCACTGTGATTGAGAAAAAGATGTTCTCCAATACTGAAGATCTGCTTCCAGTCATCTCCTTTAACGCTAAGACCTCATCCGACGATCAGAAGAAACACGATGACTTCGTCGCTCGTATGATGGAAAAAGGGTACACCGAAAAACAAGTCCGCTTGCTGTCTGAGTGGTACTTGCGAGTACGTAAATCCTCATAG
- a CDS encoding YfbU family protein codes for MEMTNAQRLILSNQYFLMSQLDPNNANKYKRLQTIVERGYELHMRELNREFGCLPETECREIIDIMEMYHAMQESNRMLDDAARKDVDQRRLTFLGFDMATEAQLVNYVRFLVDSEGLYPQFDKGEHHFNSQMPMLAKYRRMLTTWRNCPRQYHLSGNELRQIMNA; via the coding sequence ATGGAAATGACCAACGCTCAGCGTTTGATCCTATCGAACCAATATTTCCTTATGTCACAACTTGACCCAAACAACGCAAATAAATATAAGCGCTTGCAAACGATTGTTGAGCGTGGCTATGAGCTACACATGCGTGAACTGAACCGCGAGTTTGGCTGCCTACCTGAAACCGAGTGTCGTGAAATCATCGACATCATGGAGATGTACCATGCGATGCAAGAATCCAACCGAATGCTGGACGATGCTGCACGAAAAGACGTAGACCAACGCCGTTTGACATTCCTAGGCTTTGATATGGCGACCGAAGCACAGTTGGTCAATTACGTCCGTTTCTTAGTGGACTCTGAAGGTCTCTATCCTCAGTTTGACAAAGGCGAACACCATTTCAACAGCCAAATGCCGATGTTGGCAAAATACCGCCGTATGTTAACCACTTGGCGTAACTGTCCGCGTCAGTACCATCTGTCAGGCAATGAATTACGTCAAATCATGAACGCCTAA